TATTGATAGTGACATGAGTAAAAGCATGCTGGAAAAAATTGCTACTTCTGTAAAAGATAGAAGAATTGGAGAGCCTGTGCGTTTTGTTTACGATCAATCTATTGATAAAGACACGTTAAAATTTTTCCTTTCCAAAATGGGAATCGATGCTTCAGATGGTGTTATTCCTGGAGGACGTTACCATAATCGTCGTGATTATATGAACTTTCCTAACCTAGGAAGATATGATTTGTTGTATCCACCAAGAGTACCATTGCCTGTCGAAGGCTTATCTCTAGATGGTAGTATTTTAAATCGGATTGCTCAAAAAGATTACTTAGTTAATGCTCCATTTCAGTCATTTTCTTATCTAATAAAATTCTTGAGAGAAGCGGCTTTAGACCCAACAGTAACTTCAATAAAAATTACGTTATATCGTTTAGCCAAAAACTCTCAAATAGTTAGTTCGCTTATCAATGCTGCCAAAAACGGAAAGAAAGTTACTGTGCAAATCGAACTCCAAGCCCGCTTTGATGAAGCGAGTAATATTTCCTATGCAGAGCAAATGCAACAAGAAGGAATTGAACTTATTTTCGGTATCAAAGGCCTAAAAGTGCACAGTAAAATATGCTTGATTGATAGAATAGAACAAGGAAAAGTTAAGCGATATGGTTTTATTTCTACTGGGAATTTCAATGAAAGTACCGCCAAAATATACACAGATTTAACCTTATTTACCAGCCATCAACAAATATTAAAAGACATTGGTAAAGTCTTTGATTTCTTCGATGTTAACTATAGAATTCATCGTTTTAAACATCTAATAGTTTCTCCGCATTACACTCGATCTAGATTCTATAAACTTATCGATAGAGAAATTAACAACGCCACTATTGGACGCCCAGCCTACATTAATTTAAAAATGAATAGCCTTTCGGATTATCCAATGATTGATAAATTATACGAAGCGAGCAATGCAGGTGTCAAGATTAAATTGCAAATTAGAGGGATTTGTTCTTTAATTCCGGGTGTTAAAGGAATGAGCGAAAATATTGAAGCGGTTAGTATTGTTGACTACTTTTTAGAGCACACCCGTTCCTATATTTTTTGCAATAATGACGACCCTGAGGTGTACATTTCCTCAGCCGATTTTATGACTAGAAATTTGGATGGTAGAGTAGAAGTGACCTGTCCAATTTATGATGAAGAAATAAAAAAACAAATTATAGATACTTTCAACATCGGTTGGAAAGGAAATGTAAAAGCCCGTTTTCATTCGGAGAAATTCGAGAATAAATACCGAGTTCGTGCCGAAAATGAGCCTGTTTTCCGAGCCCAACATGAAATGTATAATTACTATCGGGATCGTCTAGAAGTGTTGCAAGACGATATATTACATTAATTACGGTTACCTAAATTTATTTGCCTCAAGATATGATTTCTATTAAAAAATATGCAGCAATTGATATTGGTTCCAATGCCATGCGATTGCTCATTACCAATATTGTTGAACAAAAAGATGCTCCAGCACAATTCAATAAAAGTGCCTTGATTCGGGTGCCTATTCGTTTAGGGCAAGATGCTTTTACTGTTGGTGAAATCTCTAATGACAATATTGATAGAATGATTGATGCCATGAAAGCTTTCAAGTTATTAATGAAAGTGTATAAAGTAGAAAAGTACAAAGCCTGTGCTACATCTGCGATGCGTGAGGCCTACAATGGTAAGGAAGTCGCCAAAATCATCTGCGAAAAATGTGATATTGATATTGATATCATCGACGGAAAAATTGAAGCTACAATCATTGCTTCTTCCGATTTACACGATTTCTTGAAAACCGACAAAACTTATTTGTATGTGGATGTAGGCGGTGGTAGCACTGAGTTCTCCTTATTTACCGATGGTCACATGATAGCTTCCAAATCCTTCAAAATAGGAACGGTTCGTTTGCTGAACAATATGGTAAGCGATATCGTTTGGGAAGAAATAGAAAAATGGATAAAAACCCACACCGAAGAATTTGACGAAGTGATACTTATCGGCTCAGGAGGGAACATCAATAAGTTATTCAAACTCTCGGGTAAATTGCAAGACAAACCGCTATCTTATTTATATTTAAACTCACAATACCAATATTTAAACTCACTAACCTACGAGCAACGTATCGCCGAATTAGCCTTAAACACTGACCGTGCCGACGTTATCATTCCAGCTACCAGAGTATACCTAAATGCTATGAAATGGAGTGGTGCCCGACAATTGTTTGTGCCCAAAATAGGGCTAGCCGACGGTATCGTGAAAGCTTTATATCAGGGAACAATTTAATTATGAAAACATTCAGAATCATTTGCTTTATTGCCAGTATCGCCCTTATTGGAATACATTTTTATGAAATCGATTATAACAATTTAAGTTCCTCAGAGAACAAGAATCATTACCTTGGAATTGCCTCGATGACTATGATAGGATTTCT
The window above is part of the Flavobacterium sp. N1994 genome. Proteins encoded here:
- the ppk1 gene encoding polyphosphate kinase 1, producing MNTEIGFRYIDREKSWLAFNDRVLQEAADETVPLLERLRFIGIFSNNLDEFFRVRFAAIRRLSLTGVSGEKILGGISAQQLVKDITEIVIKQQSESLQVLNKIEKELVKQNIIIINEKEVSTEHEHFIKNFFIQKISPELVTIILNDLAEFPLLKDTSGYLAIKLVMRTEQKPKMLGLVKTKSEVRYAIIEIPKNTNRVVELPAKDGKQYLMLLDDVIRYNLSSIFNIFDYESISAHMIKITRDAQLDIDSDMSKSMLEKIATSVKDRRIGEPVRFVYDQSIDKDTLKFFLSKMGIDASDGVIPGGRYHNRRDYMNFPNLGRYDLLYPPRVPLPVEGLSLDGSILNRIAQKDYLVNAPFQSFSYLIKFLREAALDPTVTSIKITLYRLAKNSQIVSSLINAAKNGKKVTVQIELQARFDEASNISYAEQMQQEGIELIFGIKGLKVHSKICLIDRIEQGKVKRYGFISTGNFNESTAKIYTDLTLFTSHQQILKDIGKVFDFFDVNYRIHRFKHLIVSPHYTRSRFYKLIDREINNATIGRPAYINLKMNSLSDYPMIDKLYEASNAGVKIKLQIRGICSLIPGVKGMSENIEAVSIVDYFLEHTRSYIFCNNDDPEVYISSADFMTRNLDGRVEVTCPIYDEEIKKQIIDTFNIGWKGNVKARFHSEKFENKYRVRAENEPVFRAQHEMYNYYRDRLEVLQDDILH
- a CDS encoding exopolyphosphatase, with the protein product MISIKKYAAIDIGSNAMRLLITNIVEQKDAPAQFNKSALIRVPIRLGQDAFTVGEISNDNIDRMIDAMKAFKLLMKVYKVEKYKACATSAMREAYNGKEVAKIICEKCDIDIDIIDGKIEATIIASSDLHDFLKTDKTYLYVDVGGGSTEFSLFTDGHMIASKSFKIGTVRLLNNMVSDIVWEEIEKWIKTHTEEFDEVILIGSGGNINKLFKLSGKLQDKPLSYLYLNSQYQYLNSLTYEQRIAELALNTDRADVIIPATRVYLNAMKWSGARQLFVPKIGLADGIVKALYQGTI